One genomic window of Sarcophilus harrisii chromosome X, mSarHar1.11, whole genome shotgun sequence includes the following:
- the TENT5D gene encoding terminal nucleotidyltransferase 5D, whose translation MAESLENRFSYLSWDQVKILDDVLNEAIPIHGRGNFPTLDVKTKDFILVVQNELQKKSIVIKDIRLNGSTASHILARQCGTTYKDIDIIFRIAYLGEHEFHVVKEVVLNCLQDFLPKGVSKEKLTVQIMKDAYVEKMVKVSTEHDRWSLISLSNNTGKNMEFKFVYSLRRQFEFSVDSFQIILSNLLDVYRDADYVLTEESSPVIVAESMYGDFEEALDHLLRKLISTKNPEEIRGGGLLKYSNLLVRDFKPVCETEIKTLERYMCSRFFIDFPDVADQQKKIESYLHNHFIGEDNSKYDYLMTLRGVVNESTVCLMGHERRQTLNMITIMALKVLGEQNIIPNTANVTCYYQPAPYVTDTNFNNYYMAHGHPFIYQSYPLHIQMQGGLG comes from the coding sequence ATGGCTGAAAGCTTAGAGAACAGATTCAGCTATCTCAGCTGGGATCAAGTTAAAATACTAGATGATGTGCTAAATGAAGCAATACCGATTCATGGAAGAGGAAATTTCCCAACACTGGATGTGAAGACAAAGGATTTCATCCTTGTGGTACAAAATGAGCTCCAGAAAAAATCAATTGTCATCAAAGATATCCGTCTGAATGGCTCAACAGCTAGCCACATCCTCGCAAGGCAGTGTGGAACCACTTACAAAGATATCGACATCATTTTTCGTATCGCGTATCTAGGCGAGCATGAATTTCACGTTGTCAAGGAAGTTGTTCTGAATTGCCTGCAAGATTTCCTACCAAAAGGCGTCAGTAAAGAAAAGCTCACAGTCCAGATCATGAAAGATGCTTATGTTGAGAAGATGGTGAAAGTTTCCACTGAACATGATCGCTGGAGTCTCATTTCTCTGTCAAACAACACTGGGAAGAATATGGAATTCAAGTTTGTTTATTCACTCAGACGTCAATTTGAATTTAGCGTCGATTCCTTTCAGATAATCCTGAGCAACCTTCTGGATGTCTACAGAGATGCTGATTATGTGTTGACCGAAGAATCCTCCCCTGTGATTGTGGCCGAAAGCATGTATGGAGACTTCGAAGAAGCACTGGATCATCTGCTCCGCAAGCTCATTTCCACCAAAAATCCtgaagaaattagaggtggaGGCCTTCTCAAGTACAGCAACCTACTCGTCCGTGACTTCAAGCCAGTATGTGAGACCGAAATCAAAACTCTGGAACGTTACATGTGTTCCAGATTCTTCATCGATTTTCCTGATGTTGCAGATCAACAAAAGAAGATCGAGTCCTACCTGCATAACCATTTCATAGGCGAAGATAACAGCAAGTATGACTACCTGATGACCTTGCGTGGTGTTGTCAACGAAAGCACCGTCTGCCTCATGGGACACGAAAGAAGACAGACCCTGAATATGATCACCATCATGGCTCTGAAAGTGCTCGGAGAACAAAACATCATTCCCAACACAGCCAACGTGACCTGCTATTACCAGCCTGCTCCCTATGTTACCGATACAAATTTCAACAATTACTACATGGCTCATGGACATCCATTCATCTATCAGTCATACCCACTGCATATTCAAATGCAGGGTGGTTTGGGTTAA